A region from the Desulfomarina profundi genome encodes:
- a CDS encoding lipopolysaccharide biosynthesis protein, whose amino-acid sequence MSYLFLKKYSHVNWALADQAMVSGVNFLTGILFARYLGLEEYGRFTLVWMAVLFCNSFQQAGIIAPMMSIGPKQTPEEEPGYYGAVCVQQVVWSMGCSLLLWLGVRLSYVFYPQWQIENLACPLAVTLLAWQLQDFLRRYFFVRNQGEWHFSMMPSVILAR is encoded by the coding sequence ATGTCTTATTTGTTTCTTAAAAAATATAGCCATGTCAACTGGGCTTTGGCCGATCAGGCCATGGTAAGCGGCGTCAATTTTCTGACCGGGATACTTTTTGCCAGATACTTGGGCCTTGAGGAATACGGCAGGTTCACATTGGTATGGATGGCCGTGCTTTTTTGTAACAGTTTCCAGCAGGCAGGCATCATTGCGCCGATGATGTCAATCGGCCCAAAACAGACCCCGGAAGAAGAACCTGGCTATTATGGTGCTGTTTGTGTGCAGCAGGTTGTCTGGTCTATGGGCTGCTCACTCTTGCTCTGGTTAGGGGTGCGCCTTTCTTATGTCTTTTATCCGCAATGGCAGATAGAAAATCTGGCCTGTCCTCTTGCTGTTACGTTACTTGCCTGGCAGTTGCAGGATTTTCTGCGCCGGTATTTCTTTGTCCGCAACCAGGGGGAATGGCATTTTTCAATGATGCCATCAGTTATCTTGGCCAGATAA
- a CDS encoding lipopolysaccharide biosynthesis protein, which produces MSRTTLLTVSRKHWIFSRWLLAAALMQWTSGNYFIIGAGSILGPASAGALKASQNIMGISHIIFQGMENIVPARASYCYHQGGWAKLFTYLKKVTGWGGAFTAIIVLLAIVFPSFWMGTLYGSEYEAYSYVLQWYGGIYILIFLGLPLRAGLRAMEYSKPIFISYCLMTVFTAATANFFIRKFGLTGATAGIFATQMICQTNLAYALWRKKDK; this is translated from the coding sequence TTGAGCAGAACAACTCTTCTTACCGTGAGTCGCAAGCACTGGATTTTTTCCCGCTGGCTGCTGGCAGCGGCACTGATGCAGTGGACATCAGGAAATTATTTTATAATTGGTGCTGGAAGTATTCTTGGGCCGGCATCTGCTGGGGCGTTAAAAGCATCGCAAAATATCATGGGGATCTCCCACATCATTTTTCAGGGAATGGAAAATATAGTTCCTGCCCGGGCAAGTTACTGTTACCATCAGGGCGGTTGGGCAAAGCTGTTTACATACTTGAAAAAAGTAACTGGATGGGGTGGTGCCTTTACCGCTATTATCGTATTGCTGGCGATTGTATTTCCTTCATTTTGGATGGGTACTCTCTATGGCAGTGAATACGAAGCGTATAGTTATGTATTGCAGTGGTATGGAGGCATTTATATTTTAATTTTTTTAGGGCTGCCACTCCGGGCTGGTCTTCGGGCAATGGAGTATTCAAAGCCAATTTTTATTTCATACTGTTTAATGACAGTGTTCACAGCAGCAACAGCCAACTTTTTCATAAGAAAATTTGGCTTAACAGGGGCCACAGCGGGAATTTTTGCAACGCAAATGATATGCCAGACCAATCTTGCATATGCGCTCTGGCGAAAAAAAGATAAGTAA
- a CDS encoding glycosyltransferase family 4 protein encodes MKIIHILKGKANPNTMNGVNKVVHNLATEQLRLGLDVEVWGITATPSIIKHQHNYPLRLFPACLSRFGLAGSLWNGLKKLKTTTSLVHLHSVFLPELYSVSRLLKQSNIPWVLSPHSGYAPQSTKKNKLIKSIYMMLFEKKLITEAKKIHAIGASEVDDLFAIDHDLDIALVPNGQDFTGVQFEPETCPEPAERPIFGFCGRLAKEHKGLDLLIKGFSCYKKNKGKGELWLIGDGPDRRLLQDLVLKNHVQNSVTFLGPIFGNTKLNYFAAFDCFVHTSRWEGMPMAVLEAAALGNPLIISKETNMNEYVERYENGFVLPDNTPENISNAMIEFCKMYYTDKGKIMTVQSKRLIEEELNWTNITKSMVENLYYS; translated from the coding sequence ATGAAAATCATACATATCCTAAAAGGAAAGGCCAACCCAAACACTATGAATGGTGTTAATAAAGTTGTCCACAACCTGGCGACAGAACAACTTCGTTTAGGGCTTGATGTTGAGGTCTGGGGTATTACTGCAACACCATCTATAATAAAACACCAACACAATTATCCGTTACGATTATTCCCCGCTTGTTTGAGCCGTTTCGGTCTTGCTGGTTCATTATGGAACGGTTTGAAAAAATTGAAAACAACGACATCACTAGTCCACCTGCACTCCGTTTTTCTGCCTGAACTGTATAGTGTGAGTCGACTTTTAAAACAAAGCAATATTCCCTGGGTCCTTTCACCCCACAGCGGTTATGCCCCACAAAGCACGAAAAAAAATAAGCTCATTAAATCAATCTATATGATGCTTTTTGAAAAAAAACTTATCACCGAAGCAAAAAAAATTCACGCAATAGGTGCTAGTGAAGTCGATGATCTATTCGCCATAGATCATGATTTAGATATCGCCCTTGTTCCGAATGGGCAGGATTTTACGGGTGTGCAGTTTGAACCTGAAACATGTCCCGAACCCGCTGAACGACCGATTTTCGGATTTTGCGGCAGGCTTGCCAAAGAACATAAAGGACTTGATTTACTTATAAAAGGCTTTTCCTGTTATAAAAAAAACAAAGGCAAGGGAGAACTCTGGTTGATAGGCGATGGACCCGATAGAAGATTACTACAGGATCTGGTCCTTAAAAATCATGTACAGAACTCCGTTACTTTTCTAGGACCAATATTTGGCAATACCAAACTTAATTACTTTGCCGCGTTTGACTGTTTTGTTCACACTTCTCGTTGGGAGGGTATGCCAATGGCAGTGCTTGAAGCTGCGGCTTTGGGTAACCCATTGATTATAAGCAAAGAAACCAATATGAATGAATATGTAGAAAGATACGAGAACGGTTTTGTATTACCAGACAATACGCCAGAAAATATCAGTAACGCGATGATTGAATTCTGTAAGATGTACTATACCGATAAAGGTAAAATTATGACGGTACAATCAAAAAGGTTAATTGAAGAAGAGTTAAATTGGACAAATATAACAAAATCAATGGTTGAGAATTTATATTATTCATAA
- a CDS encoding nucleoside/nucleotide kinase family protein, translated as MILADFFHTFINQLKSERIDHCVLRNYDGLPFENIGNDIDLLINKEHVDTAIDIILSINNITVTSLSKRPYVVSVFIYGIEWGENRHALQLDLVILLAWKGISYLSVNQVLKHSLYINNSDALLKKPAPFHEALISFFSSYLVGGWIKDKYQENVQKIFILEEQNVLRLLTAFLPLKKAEILIGAVINDDRNLLLSLLPSIRRYLIKAHLSDNLFRSARAIITHYSAEMVIRYTPFVIDTICFLGADGSGKSTVISAVANELQGTTKIIAHYHLKPTWGKQENSSHPVTNPHAKPARSALFSAGKIIFWLFTYWIDRFFHGHKNPTLKIWDRYYYDLLIDPKRYRYGAPMWFAKMIGTFVPEPDLIILLDAPAEVIYARKKEVPLEETVRQRKAYLAFAHSRKNCIIIDTNKPVEESVAEACKQILDYLERRTQKRLGRL; from the coding sequence ATGATATTAGCTGATTTTTTTCATACTTTTATCAATCAATTAAAGTCTGAGCGAATAGATCATTGTGTCCTGAGAAATTATGATGGTCTTCCATTCGAAAATATAGGCAATGATATTGATTTGTTGATCAACAAAGAACATGTTGACACTGCTATTGATATCATATTAAGTATTAACAATATAACTGTTACTAGTCTGAGTAAACGACCGTATGTGGTATCAGTTTTTATTTATGGTATTGAATGGGGCGAAAATCGCCACGCATTGCAGCTTGATTTAGTTATTTTACTTGCTTGGAAAGGTATTTCATATCTTTCAGTTAACCAGGTACTGAAACATTCGTTATATATTAATAATTCCGATGCATTGTTGAAAAAACCTGCTCCATTTCACGAAGCTTTAATTTCATTTTTTTCAAGTTATCTTGTAGGAGGATGGATTAAAGATAAATATCAGGAAAATGTTCAAAAAATATTTATCCTTGAAGAACAAAATGTACTTCGTTTATTAACTGCTTTTTTGCCTCTGAAAAAAGCGGAGATTTTAATAGGAGCTGTGATTAATGACGACCGAAATCTTCTTCTATCTTTGCTCCCGTCAATCAGGCGTTATTTAATCAAAGCCCATCTATCCGATAATCTTTTCCGATCTGCGCGAGCTATAATTACCCACTATTCCGCTGAGATGGTAATCCGCTACACTCCTTTTGTGATTGATACAATTTGTTTTCTCGGTGCAGATGGTTCAGGGAAATCCACGGTTATTTCCGCTGTTGCCAATGAGTTACAAGGTACAACCAAAATCATTGCACACTATCACCTGAAGCCAACCTGGGGGAAACAGGAAAATTCTTCACATCCTGTTACAAACCCTCATGCAAAACCAGCCCGTTCCGCACTATTTTCAGCAGGGAAAATCATATTTTGGTTGTTTACATACTGGATTGACAGATTTTTTCATGGGCATAAGAACCCTACCCTTAAAATATGGGATCGCTATTATTATGATTTATTGATTGATCCAAAACGATACCGGTATGGAGCCCCAATGTGGTTTGCCAAGATGATTGGCACTTTTGTCCCAGAACCTGACTTAATAATCCTTCTTGACGCGCCTGCCGAGGTTATTTATGCCAGAAAAAAGGAAGTTCCCCTGGAGGAAACCGTACGCCAGAGAAAAGCCTACCTGGCATTTGCCCACAGCAGGAAGAATTGTATAATCATTGATACCAATAAACCTGTTGAAGAATCTGTTGCAGAGGCCTGCAAACAGATTTTAGATTACCTTGAAAGGCGGACACAGAAAAGGTTGGGTCGGTTGTGA
- a CDS encoding phosphotransferase, with protein MVSEETGEAVRVIKTAMAGGARASIQREAVVLKELAESAPHLNTPVLLELAADGTWASQSVILGRLSGRKLTHAHINWLLHLPKTEKTTTLDEQGQNIRELIVDNPFMDKRMKQLMNRAVEKIIGPTVTLVLVHGDFAPWNLKIQPGKVIAAIDWEEGNFSGLPLWDLCHFFYMQHYLFRGKTAPVVLLQNNPLVARYLELMEISPDDLAPLVLIYLLQTIADRDSAISEQYRTYLIKQVETTV; from the coding sequence ATGGTCTCCGAAGAAACTGGAGAAGCTGTTCGGGTAATAAAAACAGCAATGGCTGGAGGGGCAAGAGCATCCATTCAGCGTGAAGCAGTCGTTTTAAAGGAACTTGCTGAATCAGCTCCACATCTCAATACGCCAGTACTGTTAGAACTTGCAGCCGATGGAACCTGGGCAAGCCAAAGTGTGATACTAGGCAGACTTTCAGGTAGAAAGCTGACACATGCACATATCAATTGGTTACTGCATCTTCCCAAAACAGAAAAAACAACAACTCTTGATGAACAAGGCCAAAATATCCGGGAACTGATAGTAGATAATCCGTTTATGGATAAGCGAATGAAACAGTTAATGAACCGAGCTGTGGAAAAAATTATCGGCCCTACCGTCACGCTTGTCCTTGTACACGGAGATTTTGCTCCATGGAACCTGAAAATCCAGCCGGGAAAAGTTATCGCTGCTATTGACTGGGAAGAGGGAAATTTCTCTGGACTCCCCCTGTGGGATCTGTGCCACTTTTTCTATATGCAGCATTATCTTTTTCGGGGAAAAACAGCACCTGTTGTGCTATTGCAAAACAACCCGTTGGTTGCGAGGTATCTTGAGTTAATGGAAATATCACCCGACGACCTAGCACCACTTGTTTTGATTTACCTGCTGCAAACCATAGCAGACAGGGACAGCGCGATAAGTGAGCAGTACAGAACATATCTCATCAAACAGGTGGAAACGACTGTATGA
- a CDS encoding glycosyltransferase family 4 protein — protein sequence MLDALRDIFNAFVKIDLFMSYTFAKADKIYVKTPESKRIIPKKFWPKTKVLLEIGIEKNKCYISSMQPLNEAMPFRVLFVGRFIYWKGMHLGIRAFAHLVEKVPCARLTMVGKGSDAGRWRNLSKKIGVDAHVEWIPWMPQDELLQVYSQHDVFLFPSLHDSSGNVVLEAMAHGLPVVCLDLGGPGVMVNETCGRVVETKGMSERKVSQALGDALVELSFDSELYSDLKKGALMRSKEYLWCHVVGRAVKNL from the coding sequence TTGCTTGATGCATTAAGGGATATTTTTAATGCGTTTGTGAAAATAGATCTATTTATGAGTTATACTTTTGCTAAGGCGGATAAAATATATGTAAAAACACCAGAGTCGAAGAGGATTATACCAAAAAAATTTTGGCCAAAAACTAAAGTACTACTTGAGATAGGGATAGAGAAAAATAAATGTTATATAAGTTCAATGCAACCTCTCAATGAAGCAATGCCATTTCGTGTTTTGTTTGTCGGGCGATTTATCTATTGGAAGGGAATGCATCTTGGTATAAGAGCTTTTGCACATTTAGTTGAGAAAGTTCCCTGTGCAAGATTAACTATGGTTGGTAAAGGAAGTGATGCGGGTCGTTGGCGTAATTTATCAAAAAAAATAGGAGTTGACGCTCATGTAGAATGGATTCCCTGGATGCCTCAAGATGAACTATTACAAGTATATTCCCAACATGATGTGTTTCTCTTTCCTAGTCTTCATGACTCAAGCGGAAATGTTGTACTTGAGGCCATGGCCCATGGTTTGCCAGTAGTTTGTCTTGATCTGGGTGGGCCAGGAGTCATGGTTAATGAAACATGTGGTCGAGTGGTTGAAACGAAAGGAATGAGTGAAAGGAAAGTGAGTCAAGCACTTGGTGATGCTTTGGTTGAGTTGTCATTTGATAGTGAGTTGTATTCCGATTTGAAGAAAGGGGCATTGATGCGCAGCAAAGAATACCTGTGGTGTCATGTTGTAGGCCGGGCTGTAAAAAATTTGTAG
- a CDS encoding O-antigen ligase family protein codes for MLAITILLTTVCLEGSKKIKVLLVGVLSFMLYATQSRTAMVALVASSLIGYLVSFRNIQAYIKVIVGFVLGIGCFYVMHGSITGSSIRLQVGLATFGGRLALWEQAYVRLGSSSFLNILLGHGFMLPNSWFHTGGLTTNSLHNGYLQVLFGTGLFGFFAYLLIWYSLVIAKKPPDTFSNFAFYSLLSFLFIFNFCELGSFVLVNSMSLTFLALIGISLDTVCNDPVAQSSYSNIKNFK; via the coding sequence ATGTTAGCAATAACAATATTGCTGACCACCGTCTGTTTAGAAGGTTCTAAAAAAATTAAAGTGTTACTGGTTGGCGTGTTGAGTTTTATGTTGTATGCAACGCAATCAAGAACTGCAATGGTAGCATTGGTAGCAAGTTCGCTAATCGGGTATCTGGTCTCATTTAGGAATATTCAAGCGTACATTAAAGTTATTGTTGGATTCGTTTTGGGCATAGGTTGTTTTTATGTCATGCATGGAAGTATTACAGGATCCAGCATTCGACTTCAAGTCGGGTTGGCGACTTTCGGGGGTAGACTTGCTCTATGGGAACAGGCTTATGTCAGACTGGGTTCAAGTAGTTTTTTAAATATTCTTTTGGGGCATGGTTTTATGCTACCAAATTCTTGGTTTCATACAGGAGGACTAACGACTAACAGCCTCCATAATGGATATCTTCAAGTTCTTTTTGGGACCGGTTTGTTTGGATTTTTCGCTTATTTATTGATTTGGTATTCGTTAGTTATCGCTAAAAAACCGCCAGATACATTTAGTAATTTTGCATTTTACTCTTTGCTCTCCTTTTTGTTCATTTTTAATTTTTGTGAACTTGGTAGTTTCGTTTTGGTTAACTCCATGAGTTTAACTTTTTTGGCATTAATTGGAATATCTCTTGATACAGTATGTAACGACCCAGTAGCACAATCGAGTTATTCCAATATAAAAAACTTTAAGTGA
- a CDS encoding glycosyltransferase, whose amino-acid sequence MKILFVHNRYQFAGGEDNVYRSEKYLLQYRSEAVDLCEVDNDGVVGLVSKIKVVFNISYSQKSRELLSFEINNIQPDIVHVHNFFPLLTPSIYDACIKANVPIVQTLHNYRIICPGALLMRNGKICEKCVTGSPYQAVLHRCYRNSVPGSWAVARMVAFHRKKMTWQNKVDRFIALTQFARQKFIEAGFPGEKIIVKPNFCEVPGVRDQTPGMKHGALFVGRLGREKGIATLLAAWKMLNVPLRIAGDGPLAYLGTEHRSPSIIFLGRLTSEQVYHEMSQAAFLVMPSEWYETFGLVIIEAYAHGTPVVVSKLGAMAEIIEDGVTGLHFEPGNPHHLAEKVQWMHDHPEECRQMGQNARQVYEEKYTPEKNYEMLMDVYHQAIEARKVDK is encoded by the coding sequence ATGAAAATTCTGTTTGTTCATAATAGATACCAGTTTGCAGGCGGAGAGGATAATGTTTATAGATCTGAAAAATATCTTTTACAGTATCGTAGCGAAGCAGTCGATTTATGCGAGGTCGATAATGATGGTGTGGTAGGGCTTGTTAGCAAGATAAAAGTTGTATTTAACATCAGTTATTCTCAAAAAAGCCGAGAACTTCTTTCTTTCGAAATTAACAATATTCAACCCGACATCGTCCACGTCCACAACTTCTTCCCCCTCCTAACTCCTTCCATCTACGATGCCTGCATTAAGGCCAATGTCCCTATCGTGCAAACCCTGCACAATTACCGTATCATCTGCCCAGGTGCCCTCCTGATGCGTAATGGAAAAATCTGTGAAAAATGTGTCACAGGCTCTCCATACCAAGCGGTATTGCACCGCTGTTACCGAAACTCTGTACCCGGCTCTTGGGCTGTAGCTCGAATGGTAGCCTTTCATCGAAAAAAAATGACCTGGCAGAATAAGGTTGATCGTTTCATTGCCCTTACACAGTTTGCCAGACAAAAATTTATCGAAGCAGGGTTCCCTGGAGAAAAAATTATTGTCAAACCCAACTTTTGTGAGGTCCCAGGAGTGAGGGATCAGACGCCAGGTATGAAGCATGGTGCGTTGTTTGTCGGCAGATTGGGCAGGGAAAAGGGGATTGCTACATTACTGGCAGCCTGGAAGATGTTGAACGTCCCTTTACGGATTGCTGGCGATGGCCCTCTTGCTTATCTGGGTACAGAACATCGCAGCCCTAGTATCATCTTTTTAGGTCGCTTAACCAGCGAACAGGTCTATCATGAAATGTCTCAAGCCGCCTTTCTTGTTATGCCTTCAGAATGGTATGAAACTTTTGGATTGGTAATCATAGAGGCCTATGCTCATGGTACTCCTGTTGTTGTCTCAAAGTTAGGTGCTATGGCTGAGATTATTGAGGATGGTGTTACAGGCCTTCACTTCGAGCCTGGTAATCCCCATCACCTGGCTGAAAAGGTGCAATGGATGCATGACCACCCTGAAGAATGTCGTCAGATGGGGCAAAATGCCAGGCAGGTGTATGAAGAAAAGTATACTCCTGAAAAGAATTACGAGATGCTGATGGATGTGTATCACCAAGCCATTGAGGCGAGGAAAGTTGATAAGTAG
- a CDS encoding WecB/TagA/CpsF family glycosyltransferase — METFDIPEFKTVVNNADLVVPDGVPLVWALKALGEKTATQVRGSDLLLHLCRESEKSGIPIGLYGGTPDSLNDFRKFLKNEYSDLKITFSYSPPFRELTQEEQEKYVREIRASGCSILFVGIGCPKQEKWMAGHRDKIPCVMIGVGAAFDFFSGRKKHAPRWMQKAGLEWLFRLASDPRRLWKRYLKHNPRFIYYFGKQYIRYRFGRNEKV, encoded by the coding sequence ATGGAGACCTTTGATATCCCTGAATTTAAAACAGTTGTAAACAATGCTGACCTTGTAGTGCCTGACGGTGTCCCTCTGGTATGGGCATTGAAAGCCCTGGGAGAAAAAACGGCGACCCAGGTACGCGGCTCAGACTTGCTTCTGCACCTTTGCCGGGAATCAGAAAAAAGTGGAATCCCAATTGGTCTCTATGGTGGTACTCCTGACAGTTTGAACGATTTTAGAAAGTTTTTAAAAAATGAATATTCAGACCTGAAAATCACTTTTTCATATTCACCCCCCTTTCGAGAGCTTACTCAAGAAGAGCAAGAAAAATATGTGAGAGAAATCAGGGCATCAGGCTGCAGTATTCTTTTTGTCGGTATAGGCTGTCCAAAACAGGAAAAATGGATGGCTGGGCACAGAGATAAAATTCCCTGTGTTATGATTGGTGTTGGTGCTGCTTTTGATTTTTTCAGTGGAAGGAAGAAACATGCTCCCCGTTGGATGCAAAAAGCTGGATTGGAGTGGTTGTTCAGATTAGCTAGTGACCCCAGAAGATTGTGGAAAAGGTATTTAAAACATAATCCCAGGTTCATTTATTATTTTGGCAAACAATATATAAGATATCGTTTCGGTAGAAATGAAAAGGTTTAA
- a CDS encoding VanZ family protein — MNTRKVISIFILLVLLSLFTYHNVPRYLKISEQFLLNNDFVAGAVGWELIKTDDGELLVDHGEVGLVEKSPDHSIQFFRAIDMDGPGGQVVLQVTARSKNIMAGPKGWNKGRVILVQYFDGKPQYYLSHLLIALEGTTDWKTYRKVFRLNRATTEIKVILQLSHCTGELYCKDLSLYRVVVNPVYRVVKWLVPGGWLLFIFVLFLPVFKSFVAGSRLAGGVVLLVVAAILFGTMMPGSLKNDLKHDLVREVRAVATAVSAPGPGELKKLVDITKVAHFFLFMVLAFLLLRRLPQGRGWYFVILDLAMLAVGTELAQLFIDGRSALAGDVGIDMAGVFFALVMYQLYPGLNEKGLRAGMGR; from the coding sequence TTGAACACCAGGAAAGTCATTTCAATTTTTATTCTTCTTGTTCTATTAAGTCTTTTCACTTACCACAATGTCCCCCGTTATCTGAAAATTAGTGAACAATTTTTATTGAATAATGACTTTGTTGCCGGGGCTGTCGGATGGGAGTTGATTAAAACTGATGATGGAGAGTTGCTGGTTGATCATGGAGAAGTTGGATTGGTTGAGAAATCTCCCGATCACTCTATTCAGTTTTTTCGAGCTATTGATATGGATGGCCCGGGTGGGCAGGTTGTTTTGCAGGTAACAGCCAGATCAAAAAATATTATGGCCGGGCCAAAAGGGTGGAACAAGGGCCGGGTCATTCTTGTGCAGTATTTTGACGGGAAGCCTCAATATTATCTGTCTCATTTGCTTATTGCTCTAGAGGGCACAACGGATTGGAAAACATATCGAAAGGTTTTTCGTCTGAATCGCGCAACCACCGAAATCAAGGTGATCCTCCAGTTAAGCCATTGTACCGGGGAATTATACTGCAAAGATCTTTCACTTTATCGTGTCGTGGTTAATCCCGTGTACAGGGTGGTGAAGTGGCTGGTCCCTGGGGGATGGCTGCTTTTTATTTTCGTGCTTTTTCTGCCTGTTTTTAAATCATTTGTTGCCGGGAGCCGGTTGGCCGGCGGGGTTGTCCTGCTGGTGGTGGCGGCCATTCTTTTCGGGACGATGATGCCGGGCTCACTAAAGAATGATCTGAAGCACGATCTGGTGCGGGAGGTCAGGGCGGTGGCAACAGCCGTTTCGGCGCCGGGACCGGGCGAGTTGAAAAAGCTGGTTGATATCACCAAGGTTGCCCATTTTTTTCTCTTTATGGTGCTGGCTTTTCTGCTGCTGCGGAGGTTGCCCCAGGGGAGGGGCTGGTATTTTGTTATACTGGATCTGGCGATGCTGGCCGTGGGGACGGAACTGGCCCAGCTCTTTATTGACGGGCGCAGTGCGCTTGCGGGGGATGTGGGGATTGATATGGCAGGAGTTTTTTTTGCATTGGTTATGTATCAACTGTATCCAGGATTGAATGAGAAAGGGCTGCGGGCCGGGATGGGGCGTTGA
- a CDS encoding GGDEF domain-containing protein codes for MKSPNNKIDEIPEFLVKSTQWVALASVVILLPFCIGNFIQGRVLLAGLTTIVVSVCVVNFWYCWRGVYCYGINLFAVVPAITVAITVAIFQLDVRGSYWAFLGAFSIYYILPEKLAWKMNVVFVGIVCLAAYQVLEMPVAIRFIAILLGTSFFAFAAIHEIYRQHFKLKKQVILDPLTHLYNRFLLQDSLENAVSRSRRTGNPVSLIMLDLDHFKAVNDEFGHDMGDRVLKAVGGILSHNFRVSDMPFRIGGEEFLIILYDTNSKGCLEVARKLQEEIGHLSILPDRSITASIGISTLLPDMDREAWLKKCDENLYRAKNSGRNRVVV; via the coding sequence ATGAAATCTCCCAATAATAAAATTGATGAAATTCCCGAGTTTCTGGTGAAGTCCACCCAGTGGGTTGCATTGGCATCCGTTGTGATTCTGCTGCCGTTCTGTATCGGTAATTTTATCCAGGGCCGTGTTCTGCTGGCAGGGCTGACGACGATAGTTGTTTCTGTCTGCGTTGTTAATTTCTGGTACTGCTGGCGAGGTGTATATTGCTATGGCATTAATCTGTTTGCCGTGGTTCCGGCCATTACTGTCGCCATTACTGTTGCCATCTTTCAACTGGACGTAAGGGGCTCGTACTGGGCCTTTCTTGGTGCGTTTTCCATTTATTATATCCTTCCAGAGAAACTGGCCTGGAAGATGAATGTCGTTTTCGTGGGGATTGTCTGTCTTGCTGCCTATCAGGTCCTGGAGATGCCCGTTGCCATACGGTTTATTGCCATTCTTCTGGGGACCAGTTTTTTTGCTTTTGCGGCCATCCATGAAATCTACAGGCAGCATTTCAAGCTGAAGAAACAGGTTATTCTTGATCCTCTTACCCATCTGTACAACCGCTTTCTGCTGCAGGATTCCCTGGAAAATGCTGTTTCCCGGAGCAGGCGTACCGGCAATCCCGTGTCCCTGATTATGCTGGATCTTGATCATTTCAAGGCGGTTAATGATGAGTTTGGTCATGATATGGGGGACAGGGTCTTAAAAGCTGTGGGTGGGATTCTGTCCCATAATTTCCGGGTGAGTGATATGCCCTTTCGTATCGGGGGGGAAGAATTTCTTATAATATTGTATGATACCAACAGTAAAGGCTGCCTGGAGGTGGCCAGGAAACTGCAGGAAGAGATTGGGCATCTGTCCATACTGCCGGATCGTTCCATCACTGCCAGTATCGGCATCTCCACCCTTCTTCCAGATATGGACAGGGAAGCGTGGCTGAAAAAGTGTGATGAAAACCTTTATCGTGCAAAAAACAGCGGTCGCAATCGTGTGGTGGTGTGA